Proteins from a single region of Argopecten irradians isolate NY chromosome 7, Ai_NY, whole genome shotgun sequence:
- the LOC138327602 gene encoding nuclear pore complex protein Nup54-like, which yields MAFSLNTGGFGTGNTATPSFGAASTAPSFGFGTATPSTAAPTLGFGGTAASGTPSFGGFGTTTTAAPTFGGTTGPSFGFGGTTTTSAPSFGFGGGLSAATTSASGFGGFGTTTTSTGGLTLGGSTGFGTGTGTTGFGGFGGGTSGFSLGGGTAGTGLLGGGTSTSTGLFSGVNQQQQQQQQQQQNLQSLENLGTAITTPQLYGDERDAIIAKWNQLQAYWGTGKGYFSQNGCVTFTPENPYCKFKAIGYSCLPKSRNEDGLVAITIKKKETEVSAGQQLIVDSLFKMLGSKPQFSVCVEGIRPLPDDKTELVIYILERPDRGPARRIPALDTANFLKQNNILPQLQSQIMAEDVRPKTGFTSEQHKQYLDNTPSGIHPLIWQQAKLDNPDPETLIPVPMVRFKELFHRMKHQEQQTKLHHQRMDMIATDLTQLQQKQVSMLAKLDEYKRKHLELGHRLLQVVVKQEISRKMGYAIQAEEEQLRVQLEKSQAELNHPTQFKGRLNELMSQIRMQNHLAATRTDVSYQIDPSLQDEIKQLLKQQQEGLRHLIQIIKEDGQDLQLIEQNLDVPSRR from the exons ATGGCGTTCTCATTAAATACCGGTGGATTTGGAACTGGTAACACAGCCACTCCCTCGTTTGGGGCAGCTTCTACAGCCCCTTCATTCGGGTTTGGTACAGCAACACCTTCCACAGCAGCTCCGACTCTGGGATTCGGCGGAACAGCCGCTTCGGGAACACCGTCATTTGGAGGTTTCGGTACAACAACAACAGCTGCCCCAACGTTCGGAGGCACAACAGGTCCAAGTTTTGGATTTGGGGGGACCACCACAACATCCGCGCCATCGTTTGGGTTCGGAGGGGGATTATCAGCTGCAACGACATCGGCCTCTGGTTTTGGTGGATTTGGGACGACAACGACTTCCACaggag GTCTCACACTAGGTGGCAGTACTGGTTTTGGGACAGGCACAGGCACTACAGGCTTCGGAGGATTTGGAGGTGGTACGTCCGGATTTAGTCTTGGAGGTGGCACAGCTGGGACAGGCCTACTGGGCGGTGGAACGTCTACAAGTACCGGTCTCTTTAGTGGTG TCAACCAGCAACAGCAGCAACAACAGCAGCAGCAACAGAACCTGCAGAGTCTAGAGAACCTGGGTACAGCCATAACTACACCCCAGCTGTATGGAGACGAACGGGACGCCATCATAGCCAAATGGAATCAACTACAGGCCTACTGGGGTACTGGCAAGGGCTACTTCAGTCAGAATGGTTGTGTGACCTTCACCCCTGAAAATCCTTATTGTAAATTTAAG GCTATAGGCTACAGTTGTCTACCCAAGTCCCGGAATGAAGATGGACTAGTGGCCATCACTATTAAAAAGAAGGAGACTGAAGTATCCGCTGGTCAGCAGCTGATTGTTGACTCGCTGTTTAAGATGCTCGGCAGTAAGCCTCAGTTCTCTGTCTGTGTGGAGGGCATCAGACCACTACCGGATGACAA GACAGAACTGGTGATATATATCCTGGAACGACCAGATCGCGGACCGGCGCGGAGAATCCCAGCGCTGGACACAGCAAACTTCCTCAAACAGAACAACATTCTACCACAGCTACAGTCACAGATCATGGCTGAGGATGTCCGACCAAAGACAGGGTTCACCTCGGAACAACACAAACAGTATCTGGACAACACACCTTCAG GAATTCATCCCCTTATATGGCAGCAGGCCAAACTAGACAATCCTGATCCAGAGACACTCATTCCAGTCCCAATGGTCCGGTTTAAGGAGCTGTTCCATCGAATGAAACATCAAGAGCAACAAACCAAGTTACATCATCAAAGGATGGAT ATGATCGCCACAGACTTAACACAGTTACAGCAGAAACAGGTCAGCATGCTGGCAAAACTGGACGAGTACAAACGTAAACACCTGGAGCTTGGCCACAGACTTCTACAG GTTGTAGTGAAACAGGAGATTTCCAGGAAGATGGGCTACGCTATCCAGGCTGAGGAAGAGCAGTTACGAGTGCAACTGGAGAAAAGTCAGGCTGAACTAAATCATCCCACACAGTTTAAG GGTCGTTTGAATGAGTTAATGTCACAAATACGAATGCAGAACCACCTAGCAGCCACGAGGACAGATGTCAGTTATCAGATAGACCCCTCCTTACAGGACGAAATCAAACAG ttgTTGAAACAGCAACAAGAAGGCCTACGTCATCTTATACAGATTATCAAAGAAGATGGACAGGACTTACAACTTATAGAGCAAAATCTTGATGTTCCTAGCAGACGGTGA
- the LOC138327601 gene encoding aminopeptidase B-like — protein sequence MALHSDKCEDVATVSNFRECVVTHYHLDIDVDMVGQKVTGTARLSFAAKQTTKKVKLDIHESLTVEKVELSPLGSNSKTSLEFVSRPFTGYGAELEIILQEELSPPATFDLYITYTATGGPGVCWLSPEQTAGKKKPYMYTQGQAVMNRCFFPCQDTPAVKSSYSANVKVPEGFTPVMSASERSEKGTVPNMSGDKDTYYFNLPHRIPAYLVALAVGDLTSARIGPRSHVWTEPCNLEKARAEFDGVVEEFLTTGERLFGKYVWDTYDLLVMPPSFPFGGMENPCLTFVTPCLLVGDKSLTDVVIHEISHSWFGNLVTNANWSEFWLNEGFTMYAQRRIMSEIFGAAYTSLETSTGQALLRQHMDNSGQDHPLNRLRVIIEPGVDPDDTYNETPYEKGFAFVSYLQHLAGDVKTFDDFLKSYVAKFQFKSLVAEDMLDYYLEYFPEMKKQEVDKRPGFEFFDTWLTKPGWPPYTPDLSAGNELTIPAEALADQWAGKGEGGSEDITKWRTYQILHFLDKLLEKESLSHETLSKMASQYTTISGTHNAEVRMRWSLVTIKHGYTDDFENTRLFLHSQGKQKYTLPVYRALMKSSDTAKKFALDVYAETKSQLHVNVQNYVEKILAAASA from the exons ATGGCGTTGCATTCTGACAAATGCGAGGATGTGGCGACGGTATCAAACTTTCGAGAGTGCGTGGTCACTCATTACCACTTGGACATTGATGTTGATATGGTGGGACAGAAAGTAACCGGCACGGCAAGACTATCATTCGCTGCCAAACAGACAACAAAGAAAG TGAAGTTGGATATTCATGAGTCTCTAACAGTAGAAAAGGTTGAATTGTCTCCCTTGGGATCAAACAGTAAGACCAGCTTGGAATTTGTCTCGAGGCCTTTCACAGGTTATGGAGCAGAGCTTGAAATCATT TTACAAGAGGAGTTGTCTCCCCCTGCAACCTTTGACCTCTACATCACATACACAGCTACTGGTGGACCAGGTGTGTGCTGGCTCTCACCTGAGCAGACAGCAG GAAAGAAGAAGCCTTACATGTACACTCAGGGACAGGCCGTGATGAACAGGTGTTTCTTTCCTTGCCAAGACACACCTGCTGTGAAAAGTTCTTATTCTGCAAATGTCAAG GTCCCTGAAGGTTTCACACCTGTTATGAGCGCCAGTGAGAGGTCAGAGAAGGGTACTGTACCTAACATGTCCGGTGATAAAGATACATACTACTTTAATCTGCCCCACCGTATACCAGCTTATCTAGTGGCTTTGGCTGTCGGTGATCTCACATCGGCCAGAATTGGACCACGTAGTCATGTGTGGACAGAACCATGCAATTTG GAAAAAGCACGGGCTGAGTTTGATGGTGTGGTAGAGGAATTTCTGACGACAGGAGAGAGACTGTTTGGGAAGTATGTATGGGATACATACGATCTACTAGTGATGCCACCATCTTTTCCCTTCGGTGGGATGGAGAACCCCTGTTTGACCTTTGTGACCCCTTGTCTACTTGTCGGGGACAAGTCTCTCACCGATGTTGTCATCCATGAAATC tCTCACAGCTGGTTTGGAAATCTTGTAACAAATGCCAACTGGAGTGAGTTCTGGTTGAATGAG gGTTTTACCATGTATGCCCAAAGGAGGATAATGTCTGAAATATTTGGTGCAGCTTACACAAGTTTGGAGACGTCTACAGGTCAAGCATTACTACGGCAACACATGGACAATTCTGGACAG GACCACCCGTTAAACCGTCTGCGCGTGATTATAGAACCAGGTGTGGATCCTGATGACACTTACAACGAGACTCCGTATGAGAAAGGATTTGCATTCGTATCATACCTCCAACACCTTGCAGGAGATGTCAAGACTTTTGATGATTTTCTCAAGTCGTATGTCGCTAAATTCCAGTTTAAG AGTTTGGTAGCTGAGGACATGCTTGACTACTACCTAGAGTATTTCCCTGAAATGAAAAAACAAGAAGTGGATAAACG GCCTGGATTTGAATTTTTCGATACCTGGTTGACCAAACCCGGCTGGCCGCCATATACTCCAGATCTGTCAGCAGGCAATGAGCTGACCATTCCGGCTGAGGCCTTGGCTGACCAATGGGCAGGGAAAGGGGAG GGAGGCTCAGAGGACATAACAAAATGGCGAACCTACCAGATACTCCATTTCCTGGATAAACTGTTGGAAAAGGAGTCACTGTCACACGAGACTCTTTCGAAGATGGCATCACAATATACAACAATCTCTGGCACACATAATGCTGAG GTACGGATGCGTTGGAGTCTGGTTACAATCAAACATGGATATACAGATGACTTTGAGAATACCCGACTCTTCCTTCATAGTCAAG GTAAACAAAAGTACACACTTCCTGTATATCGGGCCTTAATGAAGAGTTCAGACACAGCTAAGAAATTCGCCTTGGATGTGTACGCTGAGACCAAGAGTCAGCTTCATGTCAATGTTCAAAACTATGTAGAGAAGATCTTAGCAGCTGCCTCCGCTTAA